The following are encoded together in the Zingiber officinale cultivar Zhangliang chromosome 8A, Zo_v1.1, whole genome shotgun sequence genome:
- the LOC122008449 gene encoding protein ETHYLENE-INSENSITIVE 2-like isoform X1 yields the protein MSMASFPALGPAFVISMGYVDLGKWLAAVDGGVRFGNDLMLLVLFFNFTAILCQYLATCVGIVTEKNLAEICRDEYSGTTCMILGVQAELSLIISDLTMILGVAQGFNLLFGVDLFACAWSAAAGSIILPLLTHPLMQNDRKAGLMCEIISGMALVFYVLGVLISQPEIPLAKNIMFPKLSGESAYSLMALLGANIMVHNFYVHSSVVQVKLTQLYISFPNSVMNLMKF from the exons ATGTCCATGGCATCTTTCCCTGCTCTTGGTCCTGCATTTGTCATTTCTATGGGATATGTAGACCTTGGAAAATGGTTGGCAGCTGTGGATGGAGGAGTCCGATTTGGAAATGACCTGATGTTATTAGTTCTGTTTTTCAACTTTACTGCCATTCTGTGTCAGTATCTCGCAACTTGTGTTGGCATTGTCACCGAAAAAAATCTTGCAgag ATATGCAGAGATGAATATTCAGGAACAACCTGTATGATATTGGGAGTTCAAGCAGAGCTATCCCTGATTATTTCAGATTTAACTATG ATTCTGGGAGTAGCACAAGGTTTCAATCTTCTGTTTGGTGTTGACTTATTTGCATGTGCCTGGTCAGCTGCAGCTGGCTCTATTATTTTGCCCCTTTTGACACATCCTTTg ATGCAGAATGATCGGAAGGCTGGACTTATGTGTGAAATTATATCTGGTATGGCTTTGGTTTTCTATGTGCTTGGGGTACTAATCAGTCAACCAGAAATTCCTCTTGCAAAGAATATTATGTTTCCGAAATTGAGTGGAGAGAGTGCATACTCTCTTATGGCTCTTCTTGGTGCGAATATAATGGTGCATAATTTTTATGTTCACTCTTCAGTTGTTCAGGTAAAGTTGACTCAACTGTATATTTCTTTTCCTAACTCGGTCATGAACTTgatgaagttttaa
- the LOC122008449 gene encoding protein ETHYLENE-INSENSITIVE 2-like isoform X2 produces MSMASFPALGPAFVISMGYVDLGKWLAAVDGGVRFGNDLMLLVLFFNFTAILCQYLATCVGIVTEKNLAEICRDEYSGTTCMILGVQAELSLIISDLTMILGVAQGFNLLFGVDLFACAWSAAAGSIILPLLTHPLNDRKAGLMCEIISGMALVFYVLGVLISQPEIPLAKNIMFPKLSGESAYSLMALLGANIMVHNFYVHSSVVQVKLTQLYISFPNSVMNLMKF; encoded by the exons ATGTCCATGGCATCTTTCCCTGCTCTTGGTCCTGCATTTGTCATTTCTATGGGATATGTAGACCTTGGAAAATGGTTGGCAGCTGTGGATGGAGGAGTCCGATTTGGAAATGACCTGATGTTATTAGTTCTGTTTTTCAACTTTACTGCCATTCTGTGTCAGTATCTCGCAACTTGTGTTGGCATTGTCACCGAAAAAAATCTTGCAgag ATATGCAGAGATGAATATTCAGGAACAACCTGTATGATATTGGGAGTTCAAGCAGAGCTATCCCTGATTATTTCAGATTTAACTATG ATTCTGGGAGTAGCACAAGGTTTCAATCTTCTGTTTGGTGTTGACTTATTTGCATGTGCCTGGTCAGCTGCAGCTGGCTCTATTATTTTGCCCCTTTTGACACATCCTTTg AATGATCGGAAGGCTGGACTTATGTGTGAAATTATATCTGGTATGGCTTTGGTTTTCTATGTGCTTGGGGTACTAATCAGTCAACCAGAAATTCCTCTTGCAAAGAATATTATGTTTCCGAAATTGAGTGGAGAGAGTGCATACTCTCTTATGGCTCTTCTTGGTGCGAATATAATGGTGCATAATTTTTATGTTCACTCTTCAGTTGTTCAGGTAAAGTTGACTCAACTGTATATTTCTTTTCCTAACTCGGTCATGAACTTgatgaagttttaa